One Edaphobacter flagellatus genomic region harbors:
- a CDS encoding ATP-dependent nuclease yields the protein MRVRRLKISHFRGVAEGTVDFSGHTLLVGGNNIGKSTICEALDLVLGPERLFRRPVVDEHDFYCGRYLDNDGNPIEIRIEAILVDLSEEAQRRFRGHARRWDDKKCAFLDEAAEAVDKADGEGMIWALPLVFIGRYDKDEDDFVGNTFFDHPLGEADALDDEVESRLGQGRAPFNRGHKRLCGFVFLRTLRTGSRALSLQRGSLLDSVLRLGGSGSVEMWQDTLGRLQALDPAIGDIAQLKQIREEIRARMGRFVNLAAGDESTGFFASDLTREHVREVVRLFIAAQPGKHLVPFGRLGTGSINLLVFALLTFIAELKDKQSVIFAMEEPEIALPPHTQRRVTRFVLAEMGQSIVTSHSPYVIEQFEPTQIVILDRDHDGQLTGKPIDHTAIKPKSFRVERRQFAEAILSRAVLVVEGSTEASLFPIASTVLEEKLPPEDYMHLDLAGVTVFNAGGDGAVPRYGPTFSALGKLSFGFYDQPNAALTEEATKNLASYTQYWESPQKGIEALLLDEMPIAVVRRFLDTAKDKADYPNEPKYDAAMTDDTVLALALKVLKARKGDAYGYAALLIGQCKTADELPKTIRDILTTIHKELQAVPEEIAAPALLTPEPAAE from the coding sequence ATGCGTGTACGACGGTTGAAGATCTCCCACTTCCGTGGCGTTGCCGAAGGAACCGTTGACTTCAGCGGGCATACATTGCTTGTCGGTGGCAACAACATCGGCAAGTCAACAATCTGCGAAGCGCTCGATCTGGTTCTCGGCCCGGAGAGACTATTCCGACGTCCGGTCGTCGATGAGCATGACTTTTACTGCGGCCGTTACCTGGACAACGATGGTAATCCGATTGAGATTCGCATTGAAGCAATACTCGTTGATCTCTCCGAGGAAGCCCAGCGCCGATTCCGTGGACACGCTCGCCGTTGGGACGACAAAAAGTGCGCATTCCTCGATGAAGCTGCTGAAGCAGTTGACAAGGCCGATGGCGAAGGCATGATTTGGGCTCTACCGCTGGTCTTCATTGGAAGATATGACAAAGATGAGGACGATTTTGTTGGCAACACCTTTTTCGATCATCCCCTGGGCGAAGCAGATGCCCTGGATGATGAAGTGGAAAGCAGATTAGGCCAAGGTCGCGCGCCATTCAATCGCGGTCACAAGCGACTTTGCGGCTTCGTCTTTCTGCGAACGTTGCGGACGGGCTCCCGAGCGCTAAGCCTTCAGAGAGGTTCCCTTCTGGACAGCGTGTTGCGGCTTGGCGGCTCAGGCTCGGTCGAGATGTGGCAAGACACCCTCGGGCGGCTCCAGGCCCTTGACCCAGCAATCGGAGACATCGCACAGCTCAAACAGATTCGTGAAGAGATTCGTGCCCGCATGGGACGTTTCGTGAATCTCGCAGCCGGCGACGAATCAACCGGCTTCTTCGCATCCGATCTCACGCGTGAGCATGTGCGCGAAGTTGTCCGCTTGTTCATTGCCGCTCAGCCGGGCAAGCATCTTGTCCCGTTTGGGCGTCTCGGCACTGGTTCCATAAATCTTCTCGTCTTCGCTTTACTCACCTTCATTGCGGAATTGAAGGATAAGCAGTCCGTCATTTTCGCTATGGAAGAGCCTGAGATTGCTTTACCACCTCACACGCAGCGAAGAGTGACCCGTTTTGTATTGGCGGAGATGGGACAATCTATCGTCACCTCCCACTCTCCCTACGTCATTGAGCAGTTCGAGCCTACGCAAATTGTGATTCTTGACCGTGACCATGACGGCCAACTGACAGGAAAACCAATCGATCACACGGCGATCAAGCCGAAGAGTTTCCGCGTCGAACGGCGTCAGTTCGCCGAGGCGATTCTGAGCCGTGCGGTCCTGGTAGTGGAAGGTTCAACCGAGGCCTCGCTGTTTCCCATTGCCTCCACGGTCCTCGAAGAGAAGCTGCCGCCTGAGGATTACATGCATCTGGATTTGGCGGGCGTAACAGTCTTCAACGCTGGAGGCGATGGTGCGGTTCCTCGCTACGGCCCCACATTCTCCGCACTGGGCAAACTGTCATTCGGCTTCTACGATCAGCCCAACGCTGCGCTCACAGAGGAGGCTACGAAGAACCTTGCTAGCTATACGCAATATTGGGAGTCTCCGCAAAAAGGAATTGAAGCCCTTCTTCTGGATGAAATGCCGATTGCTGTTGTCCGCCGCTTCCTCGATACAGCGAAAGACAAGGCCGACTACCCGAACGAACCAAAGTATGACGCTGCAATGACCGACGACACCGTCCTGGCGCTTGCACTCAAAGTGCTGAAGGCCAGAAAGGGCGATGCATATGGGTACGCCGCGCTTTTGATTGGCCAGTGCAAGACCGCAGACGAATTGCCCAAGACTATCCGTGACATCCTCACGACGATCCACAAGGAACTCCAAGCGGTTCCCGAAGAAATTGCAGCGCCCGCACTGCTTACGCCGGAGCCTGCCGCAGAATGA
- a CDS encoding UvrD-helicase domain-containing protein: MNFQLCDKRKAIIAEPGHLLVLGGPGSGKTTVALFKAQKRFPTLKPGQEILFLSFSRAAIRQVLLRCKEILKPAERRAVTVQTYHSFCMDILRAHGRLLVGRPVRFLYPGDERLQKAAFDGDWEVERQRQAKEAGVYCFDLFAHGTAELLERCTALRNLIGDSFPMIIVDEFQDTDDNQWRIVAQLSKVADIFCLADPDQRIFDYRDDIDPLRVDGLRTALAPREFDLGGENHRSPNAGILKFANAVLHNQTPLPETEDITQVRYWPRAFASTVHACVVFTFSELRKLGVQNPSIAVLSRSNALVSDISMILSEPHSYNGRDLPVIEHDVVWDAELSAAAAIVVASILEWPTQPSQKSVSKTLRCIAAYYKLKNAEEPTKTAAEVAQKYEAAAAKVAGEEKPRINAAKEMLALHQRGLQLVGDPVVDWKSARRVLQDISALGELFREVRLVRLFRATDALASGLLNKWLASGNYEGVSDLVQGILEQEKLIAVERDPRGCILMNIHKSKGKEFDGVVLIEGAFKSQFFDERKEVYPYERSRRLLRVGLTRARSRVTILRPHGARSLVGPA; encoded by the coding sequence ATGAACTTTCAGCTGTGTGATAAACGCAAAGCGATCATCGCGGAGCCGGGTCACCTTCTCGTCCTCGGAGGGCCGGGGTCTGGTAAGACGACAGTTGCGTTGTTCAAAGCACAAAAGCGTTTCCCCACACTGAAGCCGGGCCAGGAGATCCTCTTCCTGAGTTTCTCGCGAGCTGCAATCCGCCAGGTGTTGCTTCGTTGCAAGGAAATTCTGAAGCCAGCAGAGAGACGCGCCGTAACAGTCCAGACCTATCACTCCTTCTGTATGGATATCCTGCGTGCCCACGGGCGACTGTTGGTAGGACGTCCAGTTCGTTTCCTGTATCCCGGCGACGAGCGGCTACAGAAAGCTGCCTTTGATGGAGATTGGGAGGTAGAACGGCAGAGACAGGCAAAGGAAGCAGGAGTCTACTGTTTCGATCTGTTCGCGCACGGTACAGCAGAGCTGTTAGAGAGATGCACAGCACTACGAAACCTGATCGGCGACAGCTTTCCGATGATCATTGTCGATGAATTCCAGGACACGGATGACAACCAGTGGCGCATCGTCGCGCAGTTGTCCAAGGTGGCGGACATCTTCTGTCTCGCCGACCCCGATCAGAGAATCTTCGATTACAGGGACGATATCGATCCGCTGCGCGTCGATGGGCTGCGTACAGCGCTCGCGCCTCGCGAGTTCGATCTCGGAGGCGAGAATCATCGAAGTCCCAATGCAGGGATTCTAAAGTTCGCGAATGCGGTGCTGCACAATCAGACGCCCCTTCCCGAGACAGAAGACATCACGCAAGTCCGCTACTGGCCGCGCGCATTTGCCTCAACCGTGCATGCTTGCGTGGTCTTCACGTTTTCTGAGCTTCGGAAATTGGGTGTACAGAATCCGAGCATTGCAGTCCTTTCACGCAGCAACGCGCTGGTTTCTGACATTTCGATGATTCTTTCGGAGCCTCATTCCTACAACGGACGGGATTTGCCTGTCATCGAGCACGATGTTGTCTGGGATGCGGAGTTGTCCGCGGCTGCCGCGATCGTCGTGGCATCCATCCTGGAATGGCCGACGCAGCCATCGCAGAAGTCGGTCTCGAAAACCCTTCGCTGCATCGCGGCTTATTACAAACTGAAGAACGCAGAAGAACCCACGAAGACTGCGGCCGAGGTTGCACAGAAATATGAGGCCGCGGCGGCGAAAGTGGCCGGTGAGGAGAAGCCCCGCATCAATGCCGCGAAAGAGATGCTGGCGTTGCACCAAAGAGGCCTTCAGCTGGTTGGAGATCCCGTTGTTGATTGGAAGAGCGCGCGCCGCGTCCTACAAGATATTTCCGCTTTAGGTGAATTGTTCCGTGAGGTGAGACTTGTCCGGCTGTTCAGAGCGACCGATGCACTGGCAAGTGGCCTGTTGAACAAGTGGCTTGCCAGCGGCAACTATGAGGGCGTCAGCGATCTTGTCCAAGGCATTCTCGAACAAGAGAAGCTGATCGCCGTCGAACGCGATCCGCGCGGTTGCATTCTGATGAACATTCACAAGTCCAAAGGCAAAGAATTTGACGGTGTTGTGCTGATTGAGGGGGCATTTAAATCGCAGTTCTTCGATGAGAGAAAAGAAGTGTACCCATACGAACGCAGCAGAAGGCTATTGCGTGTCGGACTGACTCGCGCGAGGAGTCGCGTCACCATCCTCCGCCCTCACGGCGCAAGATCCTTAGTTGGCCCCGCATAG
- a CDS encoding DUF5677 domain-containing protein yields the protein MTEELDVQKECQKELVALVNRLRQVVTDQANDIKNREPNVTERSLILSSSVSKLNELARVILQIRSLDAIDEMQVLLRSMLELVVNACYLQQASDDEVWKYLHFDPINNHTAMTDLERASGGRLRIPKELAERTTKFATDASAASNLPLGSRDWSKKNLFKRAVSVDKAVGGDDLAMLMANIYVTGSGYVHTTYKTLHRHANWLLHGKKEHPLRMLFGTNNAIHGVALVLINLGRYFNRKYDTARQPFNEAAVIAEHLANVANEDHSNHRKKHKAKVSHSDGCGE from the coding sequence ATGACAGAGGAACTCGATGTTCAAAAGGAATGCCAGAAGGAACTGGTTGCCCTTGTTAACAGGCTGAGGCAGGTTGTCACCGATCAAGCAAATGACATAAAGAATCGCGAGCCCAACGTAACGGAGAGGTCTCTTATCCTCTCTTCATCGGTTTCCAAGCTCAATGAACTCGCCCGCGTGATTCTACAAATCAGGTCTCTCGACGCAATTGACGAGATGCAGGTTCTTCTTCGATCAATGCTGGAGCTGGTGGTGAATGCATGTTACCTGCAGCAAGCAAGCGATGATGAAGTGTGGAAGTACCTCCACTTTGACCCAATCAATAACCACACAGCTATGACAGATTTGGAGCGGGCGTCGGGCGGAAGGCTAAGGATTCCAAAGGAACTCGCAGAGAGAACGACGAAGTTTGCAACTGACGCAAGTGCAGCGTCAAATCTTCCTCTAGGCTCGCGAGACTGGAGCAAGAAAAACCTGTTTAAGAGAGCTGTTAGTGTGGACAAGGCTGTAGGCGGCGATGATTTGGCTATGCTAATGGCTAACATCTATGTCACAGGCAGCGGTTACGTCCACACCACGTACAAAACTCTACACAGACATGCCAATTGGCTACTACACGGCAAGAAAGAGCATCCCCTCCGGATGCTGTTCGGAACCAACAATGCAATCCATGGTGTCGCTCTGGTTTTGATCAACCTCGGACGCTACTTCAATCGCAAGTACGATACAGCCAGACAGCCGTTCAATGAAGCCGCAGTAATCGCTGAGCATCTGGCAAACGTGGCGAATGAAGACCATAGCAATCATCGCAAGAAACATAAAGCCAAAGTCTCGCATAGCGACGGCTGCGGCGAATAG
- a CDS encoding ParB/RepB/Spo0J family partition protein: MQTQVINATEYRDVSLSLLSESKTNPRRIFEDAALKELAASIRSQGVLSPLLVRPLTEHGFEIVAGARRFRAAQMAEAETVPVRIVDLSDAQALEAQLIENLQRKDVHPMEEAQGFRALLNLEEPKYTVEQIAAKMGKSPAYVTTRLKLTDLAPAVVEAFYAEEIGVGHALLLAKLQPDQQEQALSACFKEVYNGERKPTRILLPVRNLQFWIDTNIVLALKEAPFDRKDAQLVPAAGSCIDCPKRTGHNKLLFSDIGGKLDSCTDPTCYQAKVAAHVSKTIAAKPNLVQISTAYGQQKEDSAVLPRNRYTEIRAEKPADRDEAKRPEFKSCKFTSDAIVTDGTEVGTMRKVCTNSACPVHHPQPQRNDRDEEKWKAEQEKRRRDEAIANTTGLRVLAAISAAVPVRLMKRDLLFINTQLAELVGEPRLEVLAKQHGIKRSKDADNIGKLFAAYLRRADEGALSRIVVELTIILTAARTNAPSILREAATIYKVDTDTIAQKVKAEFAAKAKAKKEAKPAVKVPPKVKKAA, from the coding sequence ATGCAAACCCAAGTTATCAACGCCACCGAATATCGCGACGTTTCGCTCTCGCTGTTGTCCGAGTCCAAGACCAACCCGCGCCGCATCTTTGAGGACGCTGCATTAAAAGAACTGGCCGCGTCCATCCGCAGTCAAGGCGTCCTGTCTCCCTTACTTGTGCGTCCGCTCACGGAACACGGCTTTGAGATTGTGGCAGGTGCCCGACGCTTCCGCGCCGCGCAGATGGCCGAAGCGGAGACGGTGCCCGTTCGCATCGTGGACTTGAGCGATGCCCAGGCGCTAGAAGCGCAGTTGATTGAGAACCTGCAACGCAAGGACGTTCACCCGATGGAAGAGGCCCAAGGCTTCCGTGCGCTTCTGAACTTGGAGGAGCCGAAATACACCGTCGAGCAGATAGCAGCCAAGATGGGCAAAAGTCCCGCATACGTGACCACGCGCCTCAAACTTACCGACCTTGCGCCCGCTGTCGTCGAAGCGTTCTACGCGGAAGAGATTGGCGTCGGCCATGCTCTCTTGTTGGCGAAGCTCCAACCCGATCAGCAGGAACAGGCACTCTCCGCTTGCTTCAAAGAGGTCTACAACGGCGAACGCAAACCGACACGCATTCTGCTGCCTGTCCGCAACCTGCAATTCTGGATTGACACCAACATCGTCCTCGCGCTGAAAGAAGCTCCGTTCGATAGGAAGGATGCGCAGCTTGTGCCAGCAGCCGGAAGCTGCATCGACTGCCCCAAGCGCACAGGCCACAACAAGCTCCTGTTCTCGGACATTGGCGGCAAACTCGATTCCTGCACCGACCCCACCTGCTATCAAGCGAAGGTTGCGGCGCACGTCTCCAAAACCATCGCGGCGAAACCGAACCTTGTTCAGATCAGCACCGCCTACGGTCAACAGAAGGAAGATAGCGCGGTACTCCCACGCAATCGGTACACGGAGATTCGTGCGGAGAAGCCAGCCGATAGGGACGAGGCGAAACGGCCTGAGTTCAAGTCGTGCAAGTTCACCTCGGATGCGATTGTGACCGATGGAACGGAAGTCGGAACCATGCGCAAGGTCTGCACCAATTCCGCTTGCCCTGTCCATCATCCTCAGCCACAACGCAATGACCGGGATGAGGAGAAGTGGAAGGCCGAGCAGGAGAAGCGCCGCCGCGACGAGGCCATTGCCAACACAACCGGGCTTCGCGTTCTCGCCGCCATCAGTGCCGCCGTCCCGGTGCGTCTGATGAAGCGTGACCTTCTCTTCATCAATACCCAACTCGCGGAGCTTGTCGGAGAACCGCGTCTGGAAGTCCTGGCCAAGCAGCACGGCATCAAGCGGTCAAAGGATGCGGACAACATCGGCAAACTCTTCGCTGCCTATCTTCGCCGTGCCGATGAAGGCGCTCTCTCCCGCATTGTCGTGGAGCTGACCATCATTCTGACCGCCGCGCGGACGAATGCGCCGAGCATTCTTCGCGAAGCGGCCACCATCTACAAGGTGGATACCGATACCATCGCGCAGAAGGTCAAGGCGGAATTTGCAGCCAAGGCAAAGGCAAAGAAAGAGGCCAAGCCAGCCGTCAAGGTGCCGCCCAAAGTTAAGAAAGCGGCATAG
- a CDS encoding DUF6908 domain-containing protein codes for MKTILAILHKAGGWRPNLYVKIENPPYLPLVIEAADESGPLGLPSLSVAHYSQQNGDPMRDPEMCFELGFAGSAHLIPYYWRNDYVAVEQWSRNIIRDHYVALLELQKQHEKFAETWDNNLRLQGYEAAFTDKCILG; via the coding sequence ATGAAAACCATCCTTGCCATCTTGCACAAGGCCGGAGGTTGGCGACCCAACCTCTACGTCAAGATTGAGAACCCGCCCTATCTGCCGCTAGTCATCGAAGCGGCGGATGAATCTGGCCCGCTCGGTCTGCCCTCGCTCTCCGTCGCGCACTACAGCCAGCAGAATGGCGATCCCATGCGGGACCCGGAGATGTGCTTTGAGTTGGGCTTCGCCGGGAGCGCACACCTGATTCCGTACTACTGGCGTAATGACTACGTTGCGGTCGAGCAATGGAGCCGCAACATCATCCGCGACCACTATGTGGCCCTGTTGGAGTTGCAGAAGCAGCACGAGAAGTTTGCGGAGACATGGGACAACAATCTCCGCTTGCAGGGCTACGAAGCAGCCTTCACGGACAAGTGCATTCTCGGCTAG
- a CDS encoding ArdC family protein, whose protein sequence is MTTPAATPIDSKKPSTKQELIAANVKLLIEQLEAGHSGALTDYLTAMSRFHNYSFGNVLEIARQMPTATRVAGFWTWKQLGRNVKAGQKGIRILAPIVGVRRKKDEEANKDITKQNERVLVGFRNAYVFDVSQTEGADLPEMRGISGDPGENSERLAAFVRSRGITLVYNPNIAPALGMSYGGRIAILPGQSKAEEFSTLVHETAHELLHKAERRTATTKTVRETEAEAVAFVVGKAVGLVTGSASADYIHLYHGNASLLAESLEVIQQTAAVILAALEPPAEDEEEETTSTETPELAEVAA, encoded by the coding sequence ATGACCACACCCGCCGCCACCCCCATCGACAGCAAGAAGCCAAGCACCAAGCAGGAACTCATCGCCGCCAACGTCAAGCTCTTGATTGAGCAGTTGGAAGCCGGACACTCCGGTGCCCTCACCGACTACCTCACGGCCATGAGCCGCTTTCATAACTACAGCTTCGGAAACGTGCTGGAGATCGCACGGCAGATGCCCACCGCAACCCGTGTTGCCGGGTTCTGGACGTGGAAGCAACTTGGTCGCAACGTGAAGGCCGGGCAAAAAGGCATCCGCATTTTGGCTCCCATCGTGGGCGTTCGTCGCAAGAAAGACGAGGAAGCCAACAAGGACATCACCAAGCAGAATGAACGGGTCTTAGTTGGGTTCCGCAATGCCTACGTCTTCGACGTGTCGCAGACCGAAGGCGCAGACCTACCGGAGATGCGCGGAATTTCCGGCGACCCCGGCGAGAACTCGGAACGGCTTGCCGCCTTTGTCCGTTCGCGCGGCATCACGCTTGTCTATAACCCGAACATCGCGCCAGCCCTCGGCATGAGCTACGGCGGACGCATTGCCATCTTGCCCGGACAGTCCAAGGCCGAGGAGTTTTCGACGCTGGTGCATGAGACAGCGCATGAGCTGCTGCACAAGGCGGAGCGACGCACCGCGACCACGAAGACCGTACGCGAGACAGAGGCCGAGGCTGTGGCTTTTGTCGTGGGTAAAGCCGTGGGTTTGGTGACGGGTTCCGCCTCCGCCGATTACATCCACCTGTATCACGGCAACGCATCGCTTCTGGCCGAGAGCTTGGAAGTCATTCAGCAGACCGCCGCCGTCATCCTTGCAGCGTTGGAGCCACCTGCTGAGGATGAGGAAGAAGAGACAACCTCCACCGAAACCCCGGAACTCGCGGAGGTGGCGGCATGA
- a CDS encoding MerR family transcriptional regulator produces MSKKLTIGTLAERGGVSVETIRYYQRRALLDEPVKPPGGFRQYPEESVKRLLFIKRAQALGFTLEEIQDLLALDQRKGCLETREIAAHKVELIAQKIADLSKMKKSLARLVRSCDTSAADAPCPIIHLLADE; encoded by the coding sequence ATGAGCAAGAAACTGACGATTGGAACCTTGGCAGAGCGCGGCGGGGTGAGCGTTGAGACGATTCGCTACTATCAACGACGCGCGCTCCTGGACGAGCCAGTGAAGCCCCCTGGAGGCTTTCGGCAGTACCCGGAAGAATCGGTGAAGCGACTTCTCTTCATCAAGCGAGCTCAGGCGTTGGGATTCACGCTAGAGGAGATTCAAGATCTCCTTGCTCTCGATCAACGGAAGGGCTGTCTGGAAACGCGAGAGATCGCAGCTCATAAGGTGGAGCTGATCGCACAGAAGATTGCTGACCTGTCAAAGATGAAAAAATCGCTGGCTCGCCTCGTACGGTCCTGTGACACGTCTGCTGCGGATGCACCTTGTCCCATCATTCACTTGTTGGCCGATGAGTAG
- a CDS encoding GDCCVxC domain-containing (seleno)protein, with amino-acid sequence MLQSMLTCPKCGHAALEEMPLDSCRFFHECAACHTLMRPLAGDCCVFCSFGSVKCPPIQLQGRCCP; translated from the coding sequence ATGCTCCAATCGATGTTGACTTGCCCTAAGTGCGGACACGCCGCATTGGAAGAGATGCCACTCGATTCCTGCCGGTTCTTTCATGAGTGCGCTGCCTGCCATACGCTGATGCGCCCATTGGCAGGAGACTGCTGTGTCTTCTGCTCGTTCGGTTCCGTAAAGTGTCCGCCGATACAATTGCAGGGCCGGTGCTGCCCCTAG
- a CDS encoding bleomycin resistance protein, whose product MSDAATPNLPSRNFEITSRFYAALGFSEGWRDEGWMILKRGDLTLEFFSHPEIDPLTTWFSCCLRLDDLDSFYAVCKAAGLSEGCKGKPRLHPPRVEEWGGRVGALIDPDGTLVRLIQN is encoded by the coding sequence ATGAGTGATGCTGCTACGCCGAATCTTCCATCGCGCAACTTTGAAATTACCTCTCGTTTCTATGCAGCTCTCGGATTCTCTGAGGGATGGCGTGATGAAGGCTGGATGATTCTAAAGCGGGGCGACTTGACCCTGGAGTTTTTCTCGCATCCCGAAATAGACCCCTTGACCACGTGGTTCAGTTGCTGCCTGAGACTGGACGATCTCGACTCCTTCTACGCAGTTTGTAAGGCAGCTGGATTGTCAGAGGGATGCAAGGGAAAACCGCGGCTCCATCCGCCTAGAGTCGAGGAGTGGGGAGGCCGTGTGGGTGCGTTGATTGATCCCGATGGCACACTCGTGCGGCTCATTCAAAATTAG
- a CDS encoding cadmium resistance transporter, translating into MTASVTTFAATNIDDIVLLTLFFARRVPTRKIVAGQYLGFLAIILLSCLGLLLTLAIPHQWIRALGLIPLLLGLKQFVLLFRKADEEEDVPAGRAGVLSIAFVTLSNGSDNVGVYIPFFSINRGHLWLVLLSYAVLVAFWCCIGKWLGNRRVILKAVDRVGHLLVPLVFIALGLYILAF; encoded by the coding sequence TTGACCGCAAGCGTCACCACCTTCGCGGCGACGAACATCGATGACATTGTTCTGCTGACCCTGTTCTTCGCACGACGCGTACCCACGCGGAAGATAGTCGCAGGACAATATCTCGGATTTCTGGCGATCATTCTTCTCAGCTGCCTCGGACTTCTCTTGACGCTAGCAATCCCGCACCAGTGGATTCGTGCTCTGGGACTGATTCCACTGTTGCTAGGTCTAAAGCAATTCGTCCTGCTATTCCGAAAGGCTGACGAAGAGGAGGATGTACCGGCTGGTCGCGCAGGCGTACTGTCCATCGCCTTTGTGACACTCTCGAACGGTTCCGATAATGTCGGCGTTTACATCCCATTCTTTAGCATCAACCGTGGCCATCTCTGGCTGGTTCTTCTCTCCTATGCCGTTCTCGTTGCATTCTGGTGTTGCATCGGCAAGTGGCTCGGCAATCGAAGAGTCATCCTCAAAGCGGTTGACCGCGTCGGCCATTTGCTTGTTCCGCTCGTGTTTATCGCGCTTGGTCTTTACATCCTCGCCTTTTGA
- a CDS encoding TolC family protein, giving the protein MTRIRVFALCALLSPPLCSWAQQTPPVTVEDYVRIGLASNRELLAVRERLTEARGSVRQAGVRPAPTVTARGTTGRPLGTVGEEQYGADFSQTVETSGKRSKRIEVATFEIAQADAELQQRSSEIAFQIRGAFADRLAERQKVKLFDDLLRLNQEALRLTEARVGEGDTARLDENLLRVEVNRTLVQRRGAQARLVVAEANLRKLLGLGADAPLSEVKAVPGSTLSLDELKQAAIQRRADLALARASEGQGMASISLARANGRPDVTFNAGYTKQNSQFDDLYGQSANGTIAPLRDKDDLLTFGVSIPLRSSRSVRGDVEAATARGNAARLRREYLEKTIPIEVDSSYRQWQANLQSVDLLRSGVVDLSTQNLQVVQEAYRLGQLRLLDVINEQRRMVDNRLALIDGEMDEAKSWADVERVIGGNLP; this is encoded by the coding sequence ATGACACGCATTCGTGTGTTTGCCCTCTGCGCTTTGCTGTCGCCACCCCTTTGTTCGTGGGCGCAGCAGACTCCGCCGGTGACGGTGGAGGACTATGTCCGCATCGGGCTTGCAAGCAATAGAGAACTCCTCGCCGTTCGCGAACGGCTTACAGAGGCGCGAGGATCGGTGCGGCAGGCGGGAGTACGACCAGCTCCCACGGTCACAGCGCGAGGGACAACTGGCCGTCCCCTTGGAACCGTGGGCGAGGAACAATACGGCGCAGATTTTTCGCAAACGGTCGAGACATCCGGCAAACGCTCGAAGCGGATCGAGGTTGCAACCTTCGAGATCGCCCAAGCCGACGCGGAATTGCAACAGCGCTCGTCCGAAATCGCATTTCAGATTCGAGGCGCATTCGCAGATCGGCTGGCAGAAAGGCAGAAGGTCAAGCTCTTCGACGACCTTCTCCGCCTGAATCAAGAGGCATTGCGGCTCACGGAAGCCCGAGTCGGGGAAGGCGATACCGCGCGGCTGGATGAAAACCTCCTCCGGGTGGAGGTGAACCGGACGCTCGTGCAGCGCAGAGGCGCACAAGCGCGTCTCGTGGTTGCGGAGGCGAATTTGCGTAAGCTTCTGGGTCTCGGAGCGGACGCCCCACTATCCGAGGTGAAAGCGGTGCCCGGTTCCACGCTCTCCTTGGACGAGTTGAAGCAGGCAGCTATACAACGTCGGGCAGACCTCGCTCTGGCACGGGCCTCCGAAGGCCAAGGGATGGCCAGCATCTCCCTCGCCCGCGCCAACGGCCGGCCTGACGTAACCTTCAATGCGGGATACACCAAGCAGAACAGTCAATTTGACGATCTCTACGGTCAGAGTGCGAACGGTACGATCGCTCCGCTCAGAGACAAGGACGACCTGCTGACCTTCGGGGTATCGATCCCACTCCGAAGCAGCCGGAGTGTTCGGGGCGATGTCGAAGCGGCGACCGCGCGCGGCAATGCAGCCCGGCTTCGCCGGGAGTATCTGGAAAAGACAATCCCGATTGAGGTCGATTCTTCGTACCGACAATGGCAGGCGAACCTTCAGTCGGTGGACTTGCTCCGTTCCGGTGTGGTCGATCTCTCGACGCAAAACCTGCAGGTGGTCCAGGAAGCCTATCGCCTCGGCCAGCTTCGTCTCCTCGACGTAATCAATGAACAACGTCGCATGGTGGACAACCGCCTTGCCTTGATCGACGGCGAGATGGACGAGGCGAAAAGCTGGGCAGACGTAGAACGCGTGATTGGAGGCAATCTCCCGTGA